The Malus domestica chromosome 10, GDT2T_hap1 nucleotide sequence GAGTGAGTTCACTTCCTTCactcagaagaaagatgaaagCAATCTTCATAAAGGAAACAGTGAAGCTAGCACCACTGAATTATTTGAGCAGTTCGCAAAATTTCTTCAGACAAAGGTGTCATCTTCCGTTGATATGTCAGGTATTCTAAACTCATTTAGTGCTGCACTTGCTTCCAGAAAACTTGCAAATGTTTGGATAATAGACTCTGGAGCGACTGATCACATTACAAATATAAAAAGATATATGCATGACTTTAAAGAGGCAGTTATTCCGCAATTTGTCTCTGTTGCTAATGGAACTGGTGTATCAGTTTTGGGTGAAGGGAAAGTCAAGTTAATTGATACTAATGTTGAATCAACTGCTCTATATGTGCCCTCCTTTCCATTTCAGCTTCTGTCAGTAGGAAGGTTGACAAATTCCTTAAACTGTGATGTTATATTCTCGCCATTCAATGTGATTTTCCAGGATCGTATCACgaagaagaagattggtgaaggCATGTATAAAGATGGCCTCTATATGCTTTCATTGCAACCTGTTGAAGCTAGAGGTCTTCAAGTTGGTTTTTTTGAAGAATCATCTATTATGGCATAGACGATTAGGGCATCCCTCTAATCTTGTGCAATCACATCTCTTCAAAACTTCAGAGAATGTGATGACTCAAGATTGTGAAGTTTGCCATTTTTCAAAACAGACGAGGTTGCCTTTTGATGTCTCATCAACCAAGTCATGTAAACCTTTTGAGATTGTGcactctgatgtttggggacctgcACCCTTGGTTTCTTTTGATGGTTTTAGATACTTTGTCACCTTTGTGGATGATTTCTCAAGATGTACCtggttgtatttgttgaaatcaaAAGATGAAGTTATTAATGTGTTCCAAGAATTTCACAGTCTTGTCACAAATCAGTTCTCAACCCAACTTAAAGTCTTAAGGTCAGACAATGGTACTGAGTATATGTCTAATGCTTTTACTCAATATCTAACTTGTCATGGAATAATTCACCAAACGAGCTGTGTTGGTACTCCGCAACAAAACGGAGTAGCAGAAAGGAAGAACCGTGATCTACTGGAGAAAACTCGATCACTTATGCTTCAAATGAGTGTACCTAAGAAATTCTGGTCTCATGGGGTTCTTACTGCTGCATATGTAATTAATAGGCTTCCAAGCAAGGTTCTCAAATTCAAGGCACCTCTTGAAACACTTAATGGCAGGAAAATTAACTTGTCTCACCTTCGAGTGTTTGGATGTGTTTGCTTTGTTCATATTCAAACCTTGCATCGAGATAAATTGGACCCTAGAGCTGTAAGGTGTTTGTTCTTAGGGTACTCATCTGTTCAAAAGGGATATAAGTGCTATGACCCAAAGCGCAGGAAACTTTTGGTGTCTAGAGATGTGGTTTTTGACGAGAAAACTCCTTTTTTTGCTAGTACCAGGGGTGAAGATCTTCTGGGGGAGGAGGACTTTCTTGATCAAATCCTCACGCCAATTATGGAAATCAATGCACTGCCTCATCATTTTTCAGCTCCagatcaaccaagcaacaatGAAATTTCGATTGATCCAGTTGAGTGTAATTCATCATCTGACATACTTGTTGATAATGAATCAACTGAAGACACTGAACAAAATCAAATTTCGTCCGAGGAGAACCTTGCTATTACTCCTGAAGTGATCACTCCAAGGAGAAACCCTAGTAGAAATCGGGGTAAGCCAACTTGGTTTAAAGATTATGTAAGTTATGCCTCAAGACATCCTATAGAAAAATATCTTGAATACTCAAGAGTATCTTCGTCTCATGCTGCTTTCCTAAGCAAAATTTCAGCCTCATCTGAACCAAGCTCATTCCAAGAAGCTAACTCTCAATTGATCTGGCAAACAGCTATGGATGAGGAGCTTAGAGCTctaaatgaaaacaaaacttGGAGCATCACCAAGCTACCTAAGGGGATGAGAGCTGTGGGGTGTCGATGGGTGTATAAAACCAAATTTAAGAGTGATGGTTCAGTGGAGAGACACAAAGCTAGATTGGTGGCTAGAGGTTTTACTCAAACTTATGGCATTGATTACAAGGAAACCTTTGCTCCTGTGGCAAAGATGAACTCGGTAAGAGTGCTTCTCTCGGTTGCTGTCAACCATGATTGGCCCCTATACCAAATGGATGTTAAGAATGCCTTCCTGCATGGAGAACTTAAAGAAGATGTGTACATGCAGTTGCCTCCGGGACATCCACAAGAAGAAGAGGGCATGGTTTGCAAGTTACACAAGGCCATTTATGGCCTCAAACAATCTCCTCGAGCTTGGTATGCCAAGTTAAGTTCTGTGTTAGAGAACATTGGTTTTAAAAGGAGCAATGCAGATTCCTCACTATTTGTGCGAGATAGTTCAGCAGGTAAACTTGTCGTTCTCATCTATGTCGATGATCTCATTGTGACTGGTGATAGTTTGACAGAAATTCAGCGACTTAAGGGCTTTCTTCACAAAAAGTTTGCAATTAAAGATCTAGGAACTCTGAAGTATTTTCTAGGCATTGAAGTTGCTTCATCTAGTAAAGGCTTGCTCTTGAACCAACGCAAGTACATACTTGATTTACTTCAAGAGTCCAAAATGCTTGAGGCAAAACCAGTGGCAACCCCAATAGCTTGCAAAGAGAAACTTGGATTAGATGGAGATTTACTGATAGACGTTGGTTTATACCAGAGATTGGTAGGGAAACTTATTTACCTTACCATTACTCGTCCTGATATCATGCATGCCGTGAGCCTAGTCAGTCAGTTCATGCATGCTCCTCGATCAATTCACTTACAAGCTGTTCGAAGGATCTTGCGCTACTTGAAAGGCACTGTTGGAACTGGGATTGTGATGAGGAAGATCGGAAATGCTCACATTGTTGGCTACACAGATGCAGACTGGGGTGGCTCCAAAATTGATCGAAGATCTACTACTGGATATTGTACATTTGTTGGTGGAAATCTGGTGAcatggaaaagcaaaaaacaaagtgTGGTGGCTCGATCAAGTGCAGAAGCTGAATATCGTGCCATGGCATCTACTACCTGTGAGTTAATTTGGCTGCAAGGTTTGCTCAACGACTTAGGGTTCAAGAGAACACTGCCTATGCCTCTTTTCTGTGATAACCAAGCTGCTATTTACATTGCATCTAATCCTGTATTTCATGAAAGAACCAAACACATTGAAATGGACTGTCATTTTGTTCGAGAAAAAACCCAATCTGATGTCATTCAACCTGTTTTTGTTCGAAGCACAGATCAACTAGCAGACATCTTCACCAAAGGATTGTCTCGGGTTCAATTCAACACTCTTTTGGTCCAACTTGGCTTGATGAATATACTAGCCTTCgtttgagggggagtgttagatTATTTAATATCCAAAGTATGGGTTATAGGTATGGGTAGAATATCTAATATCCAAAGTATGGGTTATAGGTATGGGTTAATGTGTAAAGTATGGGTGTTAGAATATTAATGTGTAAAGTATGGGTGTTAGAATATTAGTGTGTGAAGCATGGTGTGTGATGTTCATCGGGTGACTCACGACATCCTTCTCCACTTGTATAAGTTCTCTTTCTTGTAACCTTACACATTTTCAATACAAACAATTCTTTCAAAACTATCACAAACCCTCTACGGGAGATGAATCTTCCGGCGTATCCACAATGGAAAGAAAATGTTACAGCTCTGCTAATAGTCTGGCAAAAAGAGGAACATGATTTGATTTCATGACCGTCTCTTGTTGCGCAGTTTAGGAACATGATTTGATTTCATGACCGTCTCTTGCTGAGCAGTTTAGGGATGGTCAGGTCTGCCCCTCCAAAGCCATCCATTATCGCATTTGCCCAAGGGAACTCAGCTCTGGCCGTCAAGCTACAGGAATTCGAAAAAACAATAATAAGTGTTTAAAGTAGGACATCAAATCAAAACTTGATTCAATAATGAGGATTTAAAGAAATTGTAAACTGGTAGGAATTTGAAACAACACATGGAGCGAAAAAGCCTTCACCTGCTTCTTAAAACAACACAATCGCATACTGGCTTCCTGAAATAAGAACACAATCGCATACAGGTAGTCCAGCAACTTCTGCCCCAGCTCGCAATGCAAGAATGATCTTCTCTAAGCTGGCAGAAAACAATTAACATGCCAAAGCGAACAACAAAGTCAGTTAGACAATATATTACTCTACTCATTCATAGAGTACAAGAAAGAATAGATTATATGACGCTGAAATACTAGATATGTGAAATCGCTCTTTAAGTTGCACAAGCATTTGCCGACCATAGCAGCAAAGGATATTTgacataaatatatgcaagcTAGCTTCGATTTCACATCATTTCTTTGGCAACACTTCAGCAGAATCTCCAAATGTAGGTAATGGTGAAAAATATCCATACCCAAGTTCTATATACTGCTTTAAGCTATTTCCAAATTTCAGAAATTCCGAAAATATGGCTGAAGCCAAGAATGTCTAAGCACTGATAAAGAGGTTTTGCACATGGTTTTGGTCTAAGCTATTCATAGTTGAAGAAGGTAAAAATATCAAGCAGAAATTTAGACTCGGTATATTTGAGAGCCAAAAGGTTGTGTAATCATCCAAGTAAATTTTCTGTTATCAGAAACTCACTCTTCAACTCCAGGTCGTAAAGTCAAACTTTCTGACATCAGAAACTCATCCATTGCAATTTTCTGTCAAGAACAAATTAATATTAGCTACTTTCATTCTACGTATGAGAGAGCTAAAAGACTGTAAATTTGAAGCTCAGCATGTGTTAATTACATATTTATTAATTCCTCTCCCCTTCATTAATGTGTTTTACACTTTTACCTTGTATTGTAAGATATAAAAGATAATAAGCTATCAAAGTGAAAAGTGAAATGAGTTTGCAAATATCTCAAGATAAGCAGCTATTTATTTTGGGTAAAAATGATAATTTTCATAGATAGCTCACCCTGGAAAAATATACAAACAGCTCTATCAATATAGTGATTAACCCGAAACCAGATTCCTCATTAGCCCTGGAATTATAAATTCTTCCTTGTTTTTGTTCCTCAGTATACATAACTACATGATCAAAATATATTTGCAACAAAGTCTAACATTTCTTTTTGTGTATATCCTATTTTCCGATGCAATGCTGGACATTAAGCTTTCAAACAATCATTGATCACAATCCAATCAAACCAGCAAAACTAATCCATGCAGCCGAGTAAAAGTAATCAAATACTAATAATTTTTGTGCGAAGGACCTAAGTCTAGACTTGTATCTCAGTGGTACGATCAGATATAAATGTTGAGATGCATCCACAAAGCCTAACTTAAGCACTGAATAAGACCGTACCTTCTGTTGCAGAACATTTTTCACAAATAACTCCACCTGACTTGGTTGCAATGAACTAGGCTAACCAATCTGCAAGACAGATTATAGTAGAGTTAGAAGAAAAAGATACATAACAAAGGAAAGTTTCAAAGAGCTACTTCAAGCTAATCATACTtttcaaagaaaacaaaagagtaAACACACCGAATTAAAATACAAATTCAGCATCTTTTCCTCATCACCAGCACTTGTCCTGAAAGATTAACATAAACTGCATTTAAGGTATAAAATTTGATAAAACCTTAATCCAGATGTTTACAAACTTTTTTTCCAAACCATATATGAGGAAAATAAGGCAAAGCATGACTGTAAAGCGAACAAGTAATCTGGGTCAGAATCTTGTGACTTTCCACATCGAAAAACTCTTACCACCCAGATATGCACTCGGAAATGTAGACATGTTTTAGGGCATTAGCCCCTAGTGGCCGGCcccactaggagtggccggCCCCTACCCCCTATTttgctaggtttatggtttaattttgaacaatttttctatgtatttggaatcatttgtttggttttggtttgttttgaattatggattgttattggaatggatattattttctcgaattgcttaattgaatgaatggatttatatttatgtatgtgaccaattcaatcaatttatttctaggtatgtctagtagggaagttagttgtctggcagatagtgcaactacGCACACCATTTTGCGTgaacgacactattttactaacttcatacccaagaaagctcatttgacaactctctcaggctcatccaacctgattgaaggatacaaaaaggcacgtatcatgttgtctaatggtaaaATCTTGACCATTAAGGAGGCACTCttttctccacgttccggaagaacgttgctgagttttagagatattcgagataataaatatcatcttgaaaccactgaagatcatggttctgaatttctttgtatcacttcatacGAATATGGCTAGAAGCATATTCAATTGACTCATACTTGACTGAACCAAACTCAATGAATCACGATTTCAAGTCTACTAAATaacttaaagaaaaagaaaccaaaTAAATAACTTAAAGAACAAGAAACCAAATGAATAATCTAAAGTCATGAATCTTTACTCATAATTTTAATTTCCTACCTTAGGAGGCCCAAGTAAAGAGGCTCTGTCCAATATTCATAGCCAAGTCCAACCTTCTTAAATGCTACCAATATATCACAAGATAATACAGTGAGATTGACACATAAAACGCAAATTGATCAAGAAAACTTAATACATTAGGATTAAATTACTGCATTTTCACACCTTCATTGAAGCTTTGGTTCCCCAACTGATCAGCATCCAAAAGAACCCTGAAAGAAACGAAAGGAATCGTCAAGAAAAAGGTTTCCGAGAAAACCCAACTCCAAGTCGAACAATGCAGCAACAAATTGCTTCAAAGAAACCACGAAAACACGAAaatgcaatcaaagaagcaagaaaatgtgaaaagaaaaaaaaaacaaattaatcgaAATGCTTGGAGAAAGAAGGGGAAAGAAATCGTCCTACCCGTCAACTTCGAGAAGAACAGCCAGTTCCTGAGATGGGTTCTGGTCCTTAGCGCTGGAGAGGGAGCTGAATGCGGCGAACCGATGGAAGTGCAGACATTTTCCGGGAAAAGTTGAGTTTCTTGGGAAAGTGGAGGAAAATGGACGGACCAAGTTGGGGTTGCGGTTGTTCTTCGGGAGGGCGAGGAAGCGCGCGGTGGTGTTACTTGACAGGAAAATGGCGGCGGTAGAAGAAAAGGGCTGAGCTCGGAGAATTGAGCGCGAAGCGGTAGAAGAAGAAAGGTGCTTGCTTGAAAACGGTTATTGTTGATTTACAGCTGACACTGGAAGAAAAAATCAGCTTTTATAGCAGAATAATGGCGGTTCTTCATGAAATGACACATATACCCTTCCTGGATTTTCTACCTCGCGTGTCCTCACGACCCGAAACCAACCCGAGAAAAAACCCGATATAATATGGGGTGACCCGGCATGTCCGATTTCTGTTAAAAGCCCTTGAAgttccatttatttatttatttttaatttatttatttttattattattttaaaagcaccaGCTAGATGGCTTTCGCAGTCCACCATTTGGAAACAGAAAGACTCATAAAGACATTGTAGCATTCCCCCGACCACATCGTGTGATTGACTAGCGTCAAAAATCGAATCCAAAATGTATATTGTGGAATACGAACCTGGAATTTGTCCCCAATTGTTACCCGTGATAGttcccatcaagttcaaactcatttttggggtttttgatCCAAAGTGTTAATTATAAATTTGAAGACAATACAGTGATAGTGAAGTCGCTAAACCCAGAAGAAAGATTTGTTGCGTCTCTTCGTGCCTGTATTCTTTCTTCCATGCATGAATTTCATCAAGGATGTGATTCTGTTACTTGTTTCTCAAGGCATACAGAATTCTTAGCAATTACATCCTCGTTGGAAATTCATCTGCATGATTGGATGCATAGAATTAACCGTGCTAAGATATCCTCTCACATGCTGCCCTACAACACGGTAACTGGAATTTTCACATTAGAAGCGGTCTTCTAGCAGCTTGTTGGTTTTTATGACTTACATGTTCAACAAGTCTTGAATTTGACGGACATCAAATCACTGATTAATTAACCTTTATTAGAGACTATTGGATAGTGTATTGAGCAATGATAGGGTTAACTTTTGTTAGAGACTAAACTCAATGTAGTCAGTTTTTTATGTGTTTCagtttataaaattattaaataagtTATATAATGATTATATTATTACTTAAATTACTTATTTGAGGACACCTAGTACAATACATTAGCATTTTTTCTTCGTTTAAGTGAGATTTCTTAGGTTCGATTTATGTGGATGACGAGTTTGATACCAATTTATTATGGCTTGGTCATTGTGTAGCTTAGCCAAAAAATCCCACCACCTCTAAGCGTAAATAATAACGTTatattagaaatgaaagaaaattacGTACTTGTGAAactttatacacacacacacactaataTATgcccacacacaaagtgtgaaattttttactttgaatgtaaaattgaaggagagaggaagagcggaagagagtgagagagaacgtgggagtgaggagagagaggttgctttttatttttatttttttaaattagaaatgATAAACTTACATATAGGTGAAGTTTAGaggaaaaaaaaggtaaatttttgttttgtgaaattacgttattgtccttaatttttttgttctgaTCAAGGATTTTCACCGATTTTTAGTTGACAAAGAGAGTTTTATTAatgtagttatatatatatatatatatatatatattttttttttttttttttgtgcagtCTCAGATTTTGGCGGTTATGGCTACCATTGACTTGGATGACAAACCAAATTATGTTGTTCATACATTCCATATattatagggaactttaacgaaaagcacccggtactgttcactttaacgaaaaaccacatttttacactaaaaagtcaatcctggtactattcactttaccctttattttgtccttatcattaaaactcaaagttttcaaacccttttcattagttttctataTGGAGTTAGGTAAAATTTCATgtgaaaggttttttttttttagggtacTTCCGGGAACAGATCCAGTGGAGGATCCTTTACATGTAAGACCTATTGCTCATGCAATTTGGGACAGATTTTTCGTTAGCGAAATCTCTTTCCGGGAGTTCTAAAAGTTATTCTCTGAGTATGCGGAGCCATTATTATCCCATGTTCTTTTTGCAGATGATTCGGTGTTATTTGCCGAGCTACATTGCTATGCTGAAGGTTCATGCCAATTAATAAAGTTGGAGAAGAGTTGTCTACTTTCTAGCTCCAATTGTTCAGATGATCTTAAGTTGAGATTGGCAACGGAGATGTGTATTAAACATCAGGATGGATTTGGAAAATACTTGGCTCTTCACGCTGACTTTGGAGCATCGAAGAAGAAAATACTTGGGTATGCCGCTCAGTAAATTTGGATGTCCGGATAAACTTGTTTGGCACCATACGAAGATTGGGGTGTATTATGTTTAAGCCCGGTTATTGGATTGCTCAAGAACTTAATCGCAATGGGAAGGGTGTTGGGGAGTTGAGTGCAGGGTAAAATAAGGATAAGGTGTGGTCTTCTATTTGGCGTTTGGAGGTTCCACATAAACTCCGGCATTTTATTTGGAGGTGCTGTAAAAATATATTAATGGTTCACGTTAACCTTAACTGGCAGAGAATTCGACTCGATACTACATGTTCAAATTGTGAGGATGCGGTGGAAACACAAGACCATTTATTTTTCCATTGCCCATACGCTCGAGTGTTTTGGTTTGGGAGTCCACTCCAACTAGACTCTACTTTTTGTTCAGGGAGaggattttttttcaaaaaatggaaaTGGTTATCCAATCGGTATGAGAATGTTGAAGAAAATGGGAAAATAATGAGATGGGTGGTGTGTGGATTATGGAGACTTTGGAAATGCAGGAAtagtttggtttttgagaaGCATGTTGTTCAACCAATTGAAGCTGTCAGGATGTTACAACAACAATGGAGGGAGGTAGAGCCAAGGGGAACAAGGTTTACGAATGGAGGTAGGGCATCGGCAGGCTAGGGTGGAGAGTGTATTGCCATTGTGTTGGTAGCGGCCTCCATTTCgtacaattaaaattaattgtGACGGAGCTTAGGCAGAGGAGGCGCTGAGGGGGAGCGAAAGGTACAATCGCACAGGGCCTTTAAATTTGAAGGGCCACAAAATTTGTTGGTgtcttatatttatatgtaataatgttatatattaaaaaaaatacttttattagcactttaaaatcttACAATGCACTTTTACAAGtacactattttttttctttctaaatataaaaatttggagtgcacaatgagatattaggagtgctaataacaacaccttaaaaaatgattttcttttcaattttattaattatataataatgctaTATATTCAAATGAAACTCtaaagttagagtttttgaagcttttttttttctttatttgattgcttaagattgaactgttttttattatttagtgaaggttatgtttgtaactctttttacttatttaatgACACTTGTAAACTTACAATCAGTGAGTCCTAAATGTTCTTTTGATTTAAGTTATTATTTTCTAGTACCAATATATTGTCAtactttaaaaatatatatatcttaaAAATGGCCTCTTTTATAAATTTCGCACAGGGCCCCCGAAATCTCGAAGACGGCCCTGAGCTTGGGTTAGAGAAACGGGACTGGGAGGACATGGTTGGGTGGCATGGGATTTTGCAGTAATTTTTAAAGCCGCATAAGGTGTGGGTAACATTCTTTGTGAGTCCAgtctagggatgggcaaatacctattggttatgggtaaccgcggttatcagtccatttaaatttgacggttatggttatgggtataaccgtttacccgtgaaatttaaatggacggttataagtattacccgcggttataaacgggtacccatttaaccgtttattttaatatatgtaaaactaaaaaaaaaaagtttctaaCTAGGTTTAGTATCCCAAGATATATTTGGTTATAAAGggccataatatatatatatatatatatatgcttctcttgagagaaaaatatagtTGATAGAACGGGGCTAatgtttaatatatgtgattgaATGTGCTAAACCATTAGCGTGTTCGACAATTTTGTTTTGGAGTCTTTTGGAGCTTTGACCAATTTAAGATAATGATTACCTTGAGCATTTAGAAACATGTTATTATCAGATGatgcgtgtatatatatatatatataattggccTCGAGTTTTCAATAAATATTTGACCCCaaaattagaaatcaatttaaatgGCTTGGATCGATGAACATATGtttctaaataaaaatccaaatattTATCAAATTAGCTTATTAGCATATTGATGCAtagttacatatatatatatatgacacaccccgtcccgaaggagggcatgctggccgtcacgtgagagtgacgtaaccatttgcacagtacggaagctttaagatacaatttataagttgatacacccgaaggtgagtcctaattttgtccaatctgtcagaacaccgtcgaattcctcgtagtcaccacacctttgtgattcctgaacctggaggggcgcaaaaccaaaattgagtgggtcagtaaaacaattcttttccaaatccaaacatttctcaaaacgttgtaacccctctccgtaaaacctgtatactttcccagaaatataaaatataaatatacatatatatattctcaatacttcaattcattaactcaacattttctcatattaattatgccatgccacatcatctcaacatttctcatattaattatgccatgccacatcatctcaacagtaataaggtatgaatgcatcaacataaatcatatcaggtgcaataaagtaatcaaccggaggccctctaatagccctgtacggttgaacctagagctcaaaatctatcaatctcacactctgccggagtcactccacgtgacctgtacggccttctgcacataagttacgctctagtgcttctcataaatcatctgtgcacataatctaaggtcacccaccagtcggaatctcactaacactctcgcgactggcctgtcgtacccactccacgtggactgtacgactagcatctacttggatccaagacgagcgtgcgatgcggtgaatactataagcactaaactatggtgcaggatttgagcccaatatacatcaacatcatcataacagaaataaatactcacatgtgcgtccaccgcaccatttcatacatatgcatcataaatcaattcttacctgtgcgtccaccgcaccaattcatacatatgcatcataaatcaattcttacctgtgcgtccaccgcaccaattcatacatatgcatcataaatcaattcttacctgtgcgtccaccgcaccaattcatacatatgcatcatatattaattcatgcatggcatttcaactcacatttctatatacttttcatatcaattctatgcatggtatttcacttcccgtttttccacataactcatatgcatttcattttaaacatattttcatttcaattcaatttctgggaaacgtcaagtatatatatatacggaaaacaaaactgcccactcacctggagttcgtccaacaactccctagcaccacacatcaaggcgtcacgacgatcgccgcctagaatagtaatcaaat carries:
- the LOC103412357 gene encoding uncharacterized protein, with the translated sequence MELQGLLTEIGHAGSPHIISGFFSGWFRVVRTREVENPGRHLSSSTASRSILRAQPFSSTAAIFLSSNTTARFLALPKNNRNPNLVRPFSSTFPRNSTFPGKCLHFHRFAAFSSLSSAKDQNPSQELAVLLEVDGVLLDADQLGNQSFNEAFKKVGLGYEYWTEPLYLGLLRTSAGDEEKMLNLYFNSIG